The Sorangiineae bacterium MSr11367 genome window below encodes:
- a CDS encoding DnaJ domain-containing protein encodes MADDLYTVLGVPKGADTDTIKKAYRKLAQKLHPDKNPGNKQIEARFKAVNNAYNVLSDDSKRKLYDEFGEEGLREGFDPNRVRAYKQWASQQGARGGGGGHGGAWTNSEGVRIEDLFGGIGGNSAAGVGDVFGDLFGRSRRQPRGPMKGQDLESQVTIDFVSAINGATMDLRTDGGRAVTVRIPPGADEGSRVRIPGQGGPSPNGGPPGDLVLVVHVLEHPFFKREGDDLHVNVPITLKEAYQGAKVRVPTPDGFVSLRVPEGTQSGNVVRARGKGVARKGRTPGDLYVHFLVRIPQDRSPETAALIDQLGEKDTSDPREELRF; translated from the coding sequence ATGGCTGACGACCTCTATACCGTCCTGGGCGTCCCCAAAGGCGCCGACACGGACACGATAAAAAAAGCCTACCGCAAGCTCGCGCAGAAGCTGCACCCGGACAAAAACCCTGGGAACAAGCAGATCGAAGCGCGCTTCAAAGCGGTGAACAACGCGTACAACGTCCTGTCCGACGACTCGAAGCGTAAGCTCTACGACGAGTTCGGCGAAGAAGGCCTTCGCGAAGGGTTCGATCCGAACCGGGTACGCGCCTACAAGCAATGGGCCTCCCAGCAGGGTGCCCGCGGCGGTGGCGGCGGGCACGGCGGTGCGTGGACCAACTCCGAGGGCGTGCGCATCGAAGACCTCTTCGGTGGGATCGGCGGCAACAGCGCCGCCGGCGTGGGCGACGTCTTCGGCGATTTGTTTGGCCGATCACGCCGCCAGCCCCGCGGCCCGATGAAAGGGCAGGACCTCGAGAGCCAGGTGACCATCGACTTCGTGTCGGCCATCAATGGCGCCACCATGGATTTGCGCACCGACGGTGGACGAGCCGTCACCGTGCGCATTCCACCGGGTGCCGACGAGGGCAGCCGTGTGCGCATTCCCGGGCAGGGCGGGCCTTCGCCCAACGGCGGCCCACCGGGAGATCTCGTGCTGGTGGTGCACGTCCTCGAGCACCCCTTCTTCAAGCGCGAAGGGGACGACCTTCACGTGAACGTGCCCATCACGCTGAAGGAAGCCTACCAAGGCGCCAAGGTTCGCGTCCCCACCCCCGACGGCTTCGTGTCGCTCCGCGTGCCGGAGGGCACCCAGAGCGGCAACGTCGTCCGCGCCCGCGGCAAGGGCGTCGCGCGGAAAGGCCGCACACCGGGCGATCTCTATGTGCATTTTCTCGTGCGCATCCCCCAGGACCGCTCCCCCGAAACCGCCGCCCTGATCGACCAACTCGGCGAAAAGGACACGAGCGATCCGCGCGAAGAACTGCGCTTCTAA
- a CDS encoding tetratricopeptide repeat protein has translation MRSHGRAKMVAFGPTMQVQRLLAVSVAACAFLGSSRAFAQGVEQEADRLFNEGNRLMASGAYREACPKLERSQELDPGVGTQFNLANCYEMIERPARALSLFREVERIARAAGKTERAEAAHQRAASLASRTPQLRFITSEPLEWSLDGERLRNISNIPQAVFVDPGAHHVVASAPGKRPWSSTVNITHEMRLVEVTAPSLASDAAPPAHEPRRPTSSWPVQRTVALVFAGAGVVGLGVGAYFGLSSRADHDAAEGLCPNRDACSSREGVSKWDDATSKGTASTLAFAAGGAALVAGGILWFTAPVRVVPNVTPTHAGVVVAGSL, from the coding sequence ATGAGATCGCACGGCCGCGCAAAGATGGTAGCGTTCGGGCCGACGATGCAGGTTCAGCGCCTCCTTGCCGTTTCGGTGGCTGCGTGCGCGTTTCTTGGTTCCTCTCGGGCGTTCGCGCAGGGCGTCGAGCAAGAGGCCGATCGGCTCTTCAACGAGGGCAACCGGCTCATGGCCAGCGGTGCGTACCGCGAAGCATGCCCCAAGCTCGAACGCAGCCAAGAACTCGATCCGGGCGTGGGCACGCAGTTCAACCTCGCCAACTGCTACGAGATGATCGAGCGACCCGCCCGGGCGCTCTCGCTCTTTCGCGAGGTGGAGCGCATCGCGCGCGCCGCAGGCAAAACCGAGCGCGCCGAGGCCGCCCATCAACGCGCCGCCTCCCTCGCATCGCGAACGCCGCAGCTGCGGTTCATCACGAGCGAACCGCTCGAGTGGAGCCTCGACGGCGAACGGCTTCGCAACATCAGCAACATCCCGCAGGCAGTGTTCGTCGATCCGGGCGCGCACCATGTCGTGGCATCGGCCCCGGGCAAGCGCCCGTGGTCGTCCACCGTGAACATCACCCACGAGATGCGCCTCGTCGAGGTCACGGCGCCGTCGCTCGCATCGGATGCCGCGCCGCCCGCCCACGAGCCGCGGCGGCCGACGTCGTCCTGGCCGGTGCAGCGCACGGTCGCCCTCGTGTTCGCGGGCGCGGGCGTCGTCGGACTCGGCGTGGGCGCGTACTTCGGCCTTTCCTCGCGTGCCGATCACGACGCGGCCGAGGGCCTATGCCCCAACCGCGACGCCTGCAGTTCGCGCGAGGGCGTCTCGAAATGGGACGACGCCACGTCGAAGGGGACGGCCTCGACCCTCGCCTTCGCCGCCGGCGGTGCGGCCCTCGTCGCCGGCGGCATCCTCTGGTTCACGGCCCCGGTGCGCGTCGTCCCCAACGTCACCCCGACCCACGCGGGGGTCGTGGTGGCGGGGTCGCTTTAG
- a CDS encoding sigma 54-interacting transcriptional regulator, with protein MGSDWWDIATTRSSQSEPTAVEESYALRVIDGPQAGTRFAFGGTPGRRWLAGKGPACDFRLEGPMVSRRHAAFETDAKGLRVTDLDSTNGTSINGVAIREAYANDGDRIRLAETTLSLERGEPKSVPVAGDVRFGRMLGASPAMRRLYPLCTRFAQSELPVLIEGETGTGKEVLAEALHESSPRARAPFVVFDCTAVPPTLVESTLFGHERGSFTGAVAPRKGVFEEAHGGTLFIDELGELDLSLQPKLLRALERSEVQRVGSNQWIRVDVRIIAATRRDLDREVQAGRFRDDLFFRLAVGRLELPPLRDRTGDVGLLACHFWQTLGGGRVPMPRDLIQRLEDYRWPGNVRELHNAVARALALGETTVTGSGITEPPPAPRQGNIIEEVLACELPLTRARERVVSEFERRYVERVLARHDGNVVRAAAASGIARRYFQILRARYFG; from the coding sequence ATGGGGTCCGATTGGTGGGATATCGCCACGACGCGCTCGTCCCAGAGTGAGCCGACGGCGGTCGAGGAAAGCTATGCATTGCGCGTGATCGACGGTCCGCAAGCCGGAACGCGCTTCGCGTTTGGCGGCACGCCGGGTCGGCGATGGCTCGCGGGAAAAGGGCCTGCATGCGACTTCCGGCTGGAAGGTCCCATGGTGTCGCGGCGGCATGCCGCCTTCGAGACGGATGCCAAAGGCCTGCGCGTCACCGATCTCGATTCGACCAACGGCACGAGCATCAACGGCGTGGCCATTCGCGAGGCCTACGCCAACGACGGCGACCGCATTCGTCTGGCCGAGACCACGTTGTCGCTGGAGCGCGGGGAACCCAAGTCGGTGCCCGTTGCGGGCGACGTGCGCTTCGGGCGAATGCTGGGCGCGAGCCCGGCCATGCGGCGGCTTTACCCGCTCTGCACGCGCTTCGCCCAGAGCGAGCTGCCCGTGCTCATCGAAGGGGAAACCGGCACCGGCAAGGAGGTGCTGGCCGAAGCGCTTCACGAGTCGAGCCCGCGTGCACGGGCGCCCTTCGTCGTGTTCGACTGCACCGCGGTGCCCCCTACCCTCGTCGAGTCGACGCTGTTCGGCCACGAGCGCGGCTCGTTCACCGGGGCGGTGGCACCGCGCAAGGGCGTCTTCGAGGAGGCGCACGGCGGCACGCTGTTCATCGACGAGCTCGGGGAGCTGGATCTGTCGCTGCAGCCCAAGCTGCTGCGCGCGCTCGAGCGCAGCGAAGTGCAACGCGTCGGGTCGAACCAGTGGATCCGCGTGGACGTGCGCATCATCGCGGCGACGAGGCGCGATCTCGACCGTGAGGTCCAGGCCGGGCGGTTCCGCGATGACTTATTTTTCCGGCTGGCCGTGGGCCGGCTCGAGCTGCCACCGCTCCGCGATCGCACCGGCGACGTGGGGCTGCTCGCCTGCCACTTTTGGCAAACGCTCGGCGGTGGCCGCGTGCCCATGCCGCGCGACTTGATCCAACGCCTCGAGGACTACCGCTGGCCGGGCAACGTGCGCGAGCTGCACAACGCCGTGGCGCGCGCCCTCGCGTTGGGCGAGACCACCGTGACGGGATCGGGCATCACCGAGCCGCCGCCAGCACCACGCCAGGGCAACATCATCGAGGAGGTGCTCGCGTGCGAGCTGCCGCTCACCCGCGCCCGCGAGCGCGTGGTGAGCGAATTCGAGCGTCGATACGTCGAGCGCGTGCTCGCCCGCCACGACGGCAATGTGGTGCGCGCAGCCGCCGCGTCGGGCATCGCGCGTAGGTATTTCCAGATTTTGCGCGCGCGTTATTTTGGTTAG
- a CDS encoding protein kinase has product MQAPLTLGRYTLFGELAAGGMATVYLGRVRGAVGFGRTVAIKRLHPHLARDPELVSRFVDEARLVARVHHPNVVPTLDVVAQDGEIFLVLEYVKGESLAGLLRASVLAGTTIPVAVALSILVGALNGLHAAHEARDEKGEPLHIVHRDVSPQNVLVGADGIARVLDFGVAKAQGRLFGTTRDGHLKGKVPYMAPEQISGAATQQTDVYAAGVVLWEALACRGLFRHENELQLLQAIMTEQVAPPSRFNPSVPPEVDRITMKALARDPAQRYTNAHAMAEDLDATGLVASSMRVAEWIRSVAGPALAARSELVAQVEGAVTEHSVTLKSPRPSAPFSWRRLGTGALVAAVGMGAGALLVFRPTAERAPAIAASPTPTQAAPPPAVIPVVTTPPEPASVDASAPRRAAMPPRRPKPLEPAATSKPDAVPDAPPMQPRIPAGLATSRHE; this is encoded by the coding sequence ATGCAGGCGCCTCTCACCCTCGGCCGGTACACGCTTTTTGGCGAGCTTGCCGCCGGGGGCATGGCCACGGTCTACCTGGGGCGCGTTCGCGGCGCCGTGGGGTTCGGTCGCACCGTGGCCATCAAGAGGCTGCACCCGCATCTGGCGCGCGATCCCGAGTTGGTCTCGCGCTTCGTCGATGAAGCGCGGCTCGTCGCGCGGGTGCACCATCCCAACGTCGTGCCCACGCTCGACGTCGTGGCGCAGGATGGCGAGATCTTCCTCGTCCTCGAGTACGTGAAGGGCGAATCGCTCGCGGGGCTGCTCCGTGCATCGGTGCTCGCGGGGACGACCATCCCGGTGGCGGTCGCGCTCTCGATCCTGGTCGGCGCGTTGAACGGTTTGCACGCGGCGCACGAAGCACGCGACGAAAAGGGCGAGCCGCTTCACATCGTGCACCGCGACGTTTCCCCGCAGAACGTGCTCGTGGGCGCGGATGGCATCGCGCGCGTGCTCGACTTCGGCGTGGCCAAGGCGCAAGGCCGGCTTTTTGGAACCACGCGGGATGGGCACCTGAAAGGCAAGGTGCCGTACATGGCCCCCGAGCAAATCTCGGGCGCGGCGACGCAGCAGACGGACGTCTATGCCGCGGGCGTCGTGCTCTGGGAGGCGCTGGCCTGTCGCGGGCTCTTTCGCCACGAGAACGAGCTGCAGCTGCTGCAGGCCATCATGACCGAGCAGGTCGCGCCGCCGAGTCGATTCAATCCGAGCGTGCCGCCCGAGGTGGACCGCATCACGATGAAGGCGCTCGCTCGCGATCCCGCACAGCGTTACACGAATGCGCACGCCATGGCCGAGGACCTCGATGCCACGGGCCTCGTGGCATCGTCGATGCGCGTGGCCGAGTGGATTCGCTCCGTCGCGGGCCCCGCGCTGGCCGCGCGCTCGGAGCTGGTCGCGCAGGTCGAAGGCGCCGTGACGGAGCATTCCGTCACGTTGAAGTCGCCCCGACCGTCGGCGCCTTTTTCGTGGCGCCGCCTGGGAACCGGTGCGCTCGTCGCGGCCGTGGGCATGGGCGCCGGTGCGCTGCTCGTGTTTCGCCCCACCGCGGAGCGCGCCCCCGCCATCGCTGCGAGTCCAACGCCGACCCAAGCGGCGCCGCCTCCTGCGGTGATCCCCGTCGTGACGACGCCCCCCGAGCCCGCGAGCGTCGACGCGTCCGCACCACGGCGTGCGGCGATGCCGCCGCGAAGGCCGAAGCCTCTCGAGCCGGCGGCGACGTCGAAGCCCGACGCCGTGCCGGATGCACCGCCGATGCAGCCACGCATCCCCGCGGGCTTGGCGACCAGCCGGCACGAGTAG
- a CDS encoding serine/threonine protein kinase — MSSPDEHIIGPGHVLLGKYRVERVLGHGGMGLVVSARHLSLEDRVAIKLLLPKHAENGDLVQRFLREARAAVRIRSQHVARVTDVGTLDYGGPYMVMEYLDGSDLAVVLEQNGPMPIHVAVDFVLQALEALAEAHSLGIVHRDVKPGNLFLTRHADGAPCIKVLDFGISKVLQADDQSLTRAGGMLGSPLYMAPEQLESARDVDARADVYSMGVVLFELLTQQRPFNAGDLPRLLYKVLNEERPPARSVRADIPPALDQVILTSMARDRGHRYPSVAEFALALLPFGSNQARASVERICGVLGVSAAQPAYITAVQPQHLAPPRTHHVSTISAAITPVAAARTNTQTVAGPAPSRSRGPLAAAIGAGAGLVLGCLLLIGLVSRTHRPEPAAAPPKIEEPAPPPQPAPSSKAESEPPAAAVPSASASAPDDAPKDTKKKSSTSSGKSAKPGSSKPDPFKRDIF, encoded by the coding sequence ATGAGCTCGCCCGACGAACACATCATCGGACCGGGGCATGTCTTGCTCGGAAAATACCGAGTCGAACGCGTGCTAGGGCACGGAGGGATGGGGCTCGTCGTCTCGGCGAGGCACCTGTCGCTCGAGGATCGCGTGGCGATCAAGCTGCTTCTCCCGAAGCACGCGGAGAATGGCGACCTCGTCCAGCGTTTCCTCCGTGAAGCCCGCGCGGCCGTGCGCATTCGCAGCCAGCACGTGGCCCGGGTAACCGACGTCGGCACACTCGACTACGGCGGCCCCTACATGGTCATGGAGTACCTCGACGGGAGCGATCTCGCCGTGGTGCTCGAGCAAAACGGGCCCATGCCCATTCACGTGGCGGTCGACTTCGTGCTGCAGGCCCTCGAGGCGCTCGCGGAGGCGCACTCGCTGGGCATCGTTCATCGCGACGTGAAGCCGGGGAACCTGTTTCTCACGCGCCACGCCGATGGAGCGCCGTGCATCAAGGTGCTCGACTTCGGCATCTCCAAGGTGCTCCAGGCGGACGATCAGAGCCTCACACGCGCGGGCGGCATGCTGGGCTCCCCGCTGTACATGGCGCCCGAGCAGCTCGAGTCCGCGCGCGACGTGGACGCCCGCGCCGACGTGTACTCGATGGGCGTGGTGCTCTTCGAGCTGCTCACGCAGCAGCGGCCGTTCAACGCGGGGGATCTGCCGCGCCTTCTCTACAAGGTGCTCAACGAAGAGCGTCCGCCGGCGCGGAGCGTGCGGGCCGACATTCCGCCGGCGCTCGACCAAGTTATCCTCACCTCCATGGCGCGCGATCGCGGGCACCGCTACCCGTCGGTCGCGGAGTTCGCGCTGGCGTTGTTGCCCTTTGGTTCGAACCAAGCGCGCGCGTCGGTCGAGCGCATCTGCGGTGTGCTCGGTGTATCGGCCGCGCAGCCGGCGTACATCACCGCGGTGCAGCCTCAGCACCTTGCGCCTCCGCGCACGCACCACGTATCGACGATCAGTGCGGCCATTACGCCGGTGGCCGCGGCCCGCACGAACACGCAGACCGTCGCGGGGCCGGCACCGAGTCGCTCACGGGGCCCGTTGGCGGCGGCCATCGGTGCGGGGGCGGGCCTGGTGCTCGGCTGCCTGCTGCTCATTGGGCTGGTGAGCCGTACGCACCGTCCCGAGCCAGCCGCCGCCCCGCCGAAGATCGAAGAACCCGCGCCGCCGCCACAGCCCGCGCCGTCGAGTAAGGCGGAGAGCGAGCCACCGGCCGCCGCGGTGCCGAGTGCGAGTGCGTCTGCACCGGACGACGCGCCCAAGGATACGAAAAAGAAATCGAGTACCTCGTCGGGCAAATCCGCCAAGCCGGGGAGCTCCAAACCCGATCCCTTCAAACGCGACATCTTCTAA
- a CDS encoding MarR family transcriptional regulator: MQSRPSRPPIAFLLTQVGSHAAGQFAERLAPLDLSPPHAGILRAIAVNAGMSQQALSGYLHILPSRLVTLVDELQERGLIERRDSPEDRRVYALHLTAKGQSALEAIGRIGREHESAVCAPLDDGEREQLGALLLKIANAEGLMPGVHPGFGRMGPPRNNPGTSELSRGNGKLRRTPRRGK; this comes from the coding sequence GTGCAAAGTCGACCTTCGCGTCCGCCCATCGCTTTTTTGCTCACGCAGGTCGGTTCGCACGCCGCGGGCCAATTCGCCGAACGCCTCGCGCCGCTCGATCTTTCGCCGCCGCACGCGGGGATCCTGCGGGCCATTGCGGTCAACGCTGGCATGAGCCAGCAGGCCCTGAGCGGCTACCTGCACATCCTTCCCAGCCGCCTCGTGACCTTGGTCGACGAGCTCCAGGAGCGCGGGCTCATCGAACGCCGCGATAGCCCCGAGGATCGCCGCGTCTACGCGCTGCACCTCACGGCGAAGGGCCAGAGTGCCCTCGAGGCGATTGGGCGCATCGGGCGCGAGCACGAATCCGCCGTGTGCGCGCCGCTCGACGACGGCGAACGCGAGCAGCTGGGCGCCTTGCTCCTGAAGATCGCCAACGCGGAAGGCCTCATGCCCGGCGTGCACCCAGGCTTCGGTCGCATGGGCCCACCCCGGAACAATCCGGGCACCAGCGAACTGAGCCGTGGCAACGGAAAATTGCGTCGAACTCCACGGCGTGGCAAATAG
- a CDS encoding LysR substrate-binding domain-containing protein, whose translation MSKIHRSSAGPARQLPPLNAVRAFEAAARLGSTVAAASELGVTHGAVSKQIAQLEAWLEVPLFDRTGVRLSPTAAGAQYAAALGEVFEIVAAATREVTRAARRAATVRVSTTTAFAASWLLPRLPAFQALHPEAEVWVSEKKGLVTLGAEGAADVALRMGRGAWPGVHAEPLMSDHLTPVCAPALAARLRRPADLARVTLLHDLDPRAAWHLWFEAAGLGRPAWGERGLHLADGALLLQAAVSGQGVALAYAKLAEPFVGDGRLVTPFEPAVPLGPTYWLVSPLRGTPTTRAARAFAAWVRAQAHRL comes from the coding sequence GTGAGCAAAATTCACAGGTCTTCCGCCGGCCCCGCGAGGCAGCTGCCCCCGTTGAATGCCGTGCGCGCGTTCGAAGCGGCCGCGCGGCTCGGATCGACGGTGGCGGCGGCCTCGGAGCTGGGCGTCACCCACGGTGCAGTGAGCAAGCAAATCGCGCAGCTCGAAGCGTGGCTCGAGGTGCCGCTCTTCGATCGAACCGGCGTGCGTCTGTCGCCCACGGCGGCGGGGGCGCAGTACGCGGCGGCGCTCGGGGAAGTCTTCGAGATCGTCGCGGCCGCGACCCGCGAGGTCACGCGTGCAGCCCGCCGCGCGGCCACCGTGCGGGTGAGCACCACCACGGCGTTTGCGGCATCGTGGCTCCTGCCGCGCCTGCCCGCGTTCCAGGCGCTCCACCCCGAGGCGGAGGTTTGGGTCTCCGAGAAAAAGGGCCTCGTCACGCTCGGTGCCGAGGGCGCGGCCGACGTGGCGCTTCGCATGGGGCGGGGCGCATGGCCCGGCGTGCACGCCGAGCCGCTCATGTCCGATCATCTGACGCCGGTCTGCGCGCCGGCGCTGGCCGCGCGTCTGCGTCGCCCGGCGGACCTCGCGCGCGTCACGCTCTTGCACGATCTGGATCCGCGCGCCGCGTGGCACCTCTGGTTCGAGGCTGCGGGGCTCGGGCGTCCGGCGTGGGGCGAGCGCGGACTGCACCTGGCGGACGGAGCGTTGCTCTTGCAGGCCGCCGTGTCGGGCCAGGGCGTGGCGCTCGCTTACGCGAAGCTCGCCGAGCCGTTCGTGGGCGATGGTCGCCTGGTGACGCCCTTCGAACCGGCCGTGCCGCTGGGGCCTACGTACTGGCTGGTCTCGCCGCTTCGCGGGACACCGACGACGCGCGCTGCACGGGCTTTCGCAGCATGGGTCCGGGCGCAGGCCCATCGTCTATAG
- a CDS encoding LysE family translocator: protein MAHTTWLLFFTVSLAAVATPGPAMLTILGHALARGGRPTLPVVLGNAFGALLLMAASIAGLSGLLAALPHGLQIMKWGGAAYLFWLGLRALRSKKDGGAPAAAKERAPFARGVFIALSNPKALLFYGAVLPQFVDGSRPVLPQFAIMAGTFIGLELTMTGTVTFAAHLMAPLIRRTSFQQRSERAGGAIMMGAAALLAIAPVKAR from the coding sequence ATGGCTCATACGACTTGGCTCCTGTTCTTCACGGTGTCCCTGGCGGCGGTCGCCACGCCGGGCCCGGCGATGCTGACGATTCTCGGCCATGCCCTCGCACGCGGCGGCCGTCCCACGTTGCCCGTCGTCCTTGGCAATGCGTTCGGGGCGCTGCTCTTGATGGCCGCGTCCATCGCGGGCCTTTCGGGCCTGCTGGCCGCGCTCCCGCACGGCTTGCAAATCATGAAGTGGGGCGGCGCCGCCTACCTCTTCTGGCTGGGACTGCGCGCGCTTCGGTCGAAAAAAGACGGCGGCGCGCCAGCCGCGGCGAAAGAACGTGCACCCTTCGCGCGCGGCGTGTTCATCGCGCTCTCGAATCCGAAGGCGCTCTTGTTCTACGGCGCCGTGCTTCCGCAGTTCGTCGATGGCTCGCGACCCGTGCTTCCGCAATTCGCCATCATGGCGGGGACGTTCATCGGCCTGGAGCTGACCATGACCGGCACCGTGACGTTCGCCGCCCACCTCATGGCGCCACTGATCCGCCGCACGAGCTTCCAGCAACGCTCCGAGCGCGCCGGTGGGGCCATCATGATGGGCGCCGCGGCGCTCTTGGCCATCGCACCGGTGAAGGCGCGATGA
- a CDS encoding DoxX family protein, translated as MKRLTPDVAALVLRLGLGTMFLFHGGPKLLGGPETWTRFGTAMAALGITFAPAFWGLMAGLAEFGGGLLLILGWFSRPACLLLVFTMLVATSKLVLRHDDFIAWSQPVEDAIALLSLFVLGPGRYRIVRRASVNR; from the coding sequence ATGAAGCGGCTTACCCCCGACGTCGCGGCGCTCGTCTTGCGCCTCGGACTCGGCACCATGTTCCTCTTCCACGGCGGACCGAAATTGCTGGGCGGCCCGGAGACGTGGACTCGATTCGGCACGGCGATGGCGGCGCTCGGGATCACCTTTGCGCCGGCCTTTTGGGGGCTCATGGCCGGCCTCGCTGAATTCGGCGGCGGGTTGCTCTTGATCCTCGGCTGGTTCTCCCGCCCGGCGTGCCTGCTGCTGGTGTTCACCATGCTCGTGGCCACATCGAAGTTGGTATTGCGCCACGACGACTTCATCGCATGGTCGCAACCGGTGGAAGACGCCATTGCATTGCTGTCGTTGTTCGTCTTGGGCCCGGGCCGATACCGCATCGTGCGACGAGCGTCCGTCAACCGGTAA